In one Prosthecochloris aestuarii DSM 271 genomic region, the following are encoded:
- a CDS encoding bifunctional riboflavin kinase/FAD synthetase, which translates to MHVAEYHNGSVSYTTTGQDNPFPLMASAVTVGSYDGVHVGHRRIIGRMLDIASQERLRSVVVTFEPHPRQVIASGRSSAIELLTLPSEKRLLMESLGIDVLFVVRFDALFASRSSEWFIQHILLDLIGARHIVIGYDHGFGRDRTGGRRTLEKLAGERGFSVDVVDEVRLHDEHFSSTRIRTLLHEGRLREANAFLGAPYMISGQVVHGQGLGRKIGFPTVNIKLADPDKLLPRHGVYIAETHLDGQKYKVMMNIGIRPTVSDGSGAVIEAHILGYSSSLYGREVHLWLFERLRDEKKFESLDALREQLQKDKKMVELFQK; encoded by the coding sequence ATGCATGTTGCGGAGTATCATAACGGCAGTGTTTCATACACAACTACCGGTCAGGATAACCCTTTTCCACTGATGGCTTCGGCTGTAACCGTCGGTTCATATGACGGGGTGCATGTCGGGCACCGGAGGATAATCGGCAGAATGCTGGATATCGCCTCTCAGGAGCGCCTTCGCAGTGTTGTCGTTACCTTTGAGCCTCATCCCCGACAGGTGATTGCTTCAGGACGCAGCAGCGCTATTGAGCTTCTTACCCTGCCCTCAGAGAAACGGCTTCTTATGGAGTCACTCGGTATAGACGTGTTGTTCGTGGTGCGTTTCGATGCTCTTTTTGCATCAAGAAGTTCCGAATGGTTTATACAGCATATTCTTCTTGATCTTATTGGTGCCAGGCATATCGTGATCGGTTATGATCACGGTTTCGGTCGGGACAGGACAGGGGGGCGCAGGACGCTGGAGAAGCTGGCCGGCGAACGTGGATTCAGTGTTGATGTCGTCGATGAGGTACGCCTTCATGACGAGCACTTTTCCAGTACCAGGATCCGTACCCTGCTTCATGAAGGACGGCTCAGAGAGGCAAACGCATTTTTGGGGGCGCCTTATATGATTTCAGGACAGGTTGTTCATGGCCAGGGGCTTGGCCGAAAGATTGGCTTTCCGACTGTCAATATCAAGCTTGCCGATCCCGATAAACTGCTTCCCCGACATGGGGTATATATAGCAGAAACGCATCTTGACGGGCAGAAATACAAGGTGATGATGAATATCGGTATCAGACCTACCGTGTCGGACGGATCGGGCGCGGTTATAGAGGCACACATTCTTGGGTATTCGTCATCACTGTACGGACGAGAAGTACATCTTTGGCTATTTGAGCGTTTGCGGGACGAAAAAAAATTTGAGTCTCTTGATGCGCTCAGGGAGCAGTTGCAGAAAGATAAAAAAATGGTGGAGCTATTTCAGAAATAA
- a CDS encoding YicC/YloC family endoribonuclease, whose protein sequence is MLESMTGYGNAECVQSGVRVVAEIRSVNNRFAEISVKLPRQFSAYEIDARELVRSHFQRGKISVFIQVILDEEVDLALSVNVRKTRAYRQLLDTVREAAGIDAPVTLDHLLRFSEIFDTDNRLLDETEHIWKIIVKVLQEAIDATRTMRRREGAELAGDFASRIALINELLEEIRQLSLQNIDAVRQRITEKVAAVADRDIAYSRDRLEMELVIMSDKLDITEECIRFASHNKFFLEELHNDAQGSGRKLNFLLQEQLREANTIASKSQNADISQRGVQIKEELEKIREQLQNIE, encoded by the coding sequence ATGTTGGAAAGCATGACCGGCTACGGCAACGCAGAGTGTGTTCAAAGCGGCGTGCGTGTGGTTGCCGAAATACGTTCGGTTAACAACCGATTTGCCGAAATCAGCGTCAAATTGCCCCGCCAGTTTTCAGCATATGAAATTGATGCAAGAGAGCTTGTCCGTTCGCATTTTCAAAGAGGTAAAATATCGGTTTTTATACAGGTTATACTCGACGAGGAAGTTGATCTTGCCTTGAGTGTCAACGTACGCAAAACCAGGGCGTATCGGCAATTGCTCGATACGGTTCGCGAGGCTGCCGGTATCGATGCTCCGGTTACATTGGACCATCTGTTGAGATTTTCTGAGATATTTGATACCGATAACCGTCTTTTGGATGAAACGGAGCACATCTGGAAAATTATTGTCAAGGTTCTGCAGGAAGCTATCGATGCCACCAGGACGATGAGGCGTCGTGAGGGTGCAGAGCTTGCAGGTGATTTTGCCAGTAGAATAGCTCTCATCAATGAACTGCTTGAAGAGATCCGGCAGCTTTCCCTGCAGAATATCGACGCTGTCCGTCAGCGTATTACCGAAAAAGTCGCCGCCGTTGCGGACCGCGATATTGCCTACAGTCGCGACCGTCTTGAGATGGAGCTGGTGATCATGTCAGACAAACTCGATATTACCGAAGAGTGCATTCGCTTTGCCAGCCACAACAAGTTTTTCCTCGAGGAACTTCATAACGATGCCCAGGGCTCTGGCAGGAAACTGAATTTCCTTCTTCAGGAACAGCTGAGGGAGGCCAACACCATTGCTTCCAAGTCTCAGAATGCTGATATTTCGCAACGAGGAGTACAGATCAAGGAAGAGCTGGAAAAAATCCGTGAACAGCTGCAGAATATCGAGTGA
- the gmk gene encoding guanylate kinase, translated as MSDTVAPKGKLIVFSAPSGTGKSTIAHRVMQRIDNLVFSVSATTRAIREGEKDGVNYFFLTKERFEETIRNDGFIEYEHFFGNYYGTLVDKTREAVDTGVNMLFDLDVKGALNLKKHFPRRSLLIFIKPPSLDVLRSRLLGRESEDEDALEQRLLRASFEMSHARDFDYEVVNDDLDEAVDTIVTLIEDFISNQ; from the coding sequence ATGAGTGATACGGTAGCACCGAAAGGGAAGCTTATTGTTTTTTCCGCACCTTCGGGAACGGGAAAATCGACAATTGCCCATAGGGTCATGCAGCGTATCGATAATCTTGTTTTTTCGGTCTCTGCAACGACTCGCGCCATTCGGGAAGGGGAGAAAGACGGGGTCAACTATTTCTTTCTGACCAAAGAGCGGTTTGAGGAGACTATTCGTAACGACGGATTTATCGAGTATGAGCACTTCTTTGGAAATTATTACGGTACGCTGGTCGATAAAACCCGTGAGGCTGTCGATACGGGAGTCAATATGCTCTTTGATCTTGACGTTAAAGGTGCATTAAACCTCAAAAAGCACTTTCCCCGGCGTTCTCTGCTGATTTTTATCAAGCCGCCCAGTCTTGATGTTCTCCGTTCACGACTGCTTGGGCGTGAAAGTGAAGATGAAGACGCTCTTGAACAACGTCTTCTGCGCGCATCCTTTGAGATGTCACATGCCAGGGATTTTGATTATGAAGTGGTCAATGATGATCTTGATGAAGCTGTCGATACCATTGTTACGCTGATTGAGGATTTTATCTCTAACCAGTAA
- the infB gene encoding translation initiation factor IF-2, producing the protein MSLEEKEMKYRISDIARELQVSPQEVLHFVKQEGAKVASTSSMVKSDMRELILGHFSDEKRLVDQTRKIREEKRQRLTRLEEQSRKTYEKEQQLKDSIAVFPEPGPVLKKDHVHEEPEKPAIVISESEPEVEPEVEPEQPAAAQEAEEAVPTEAVSVPEPVEQERVVPAPEKPEAEKPVPEQSSTMKAQASPEMQVTYEKPKNIGGLTVLGSIDVRSALDRGSESDRKKKNRKKRFKEQADELKGEFENAGKAEGDKKPAKSGEAKTKAPKKAAGTTGSAAEDTTSSKKKKGGKKKKPAVDEKVISQNIRSTISGMDDSSGGSGSRQKFRKMRKIEREKELEAAEAVKEAERSIVRVTEFATAHELADLMGITAKEIIQRCFTLGKFVTINQRLDKETIELVALEFGFEAEFVSEVEATEVFEVHDDSEDLEIRPPVVTIMGHVDHGKTSLLDYIRSSNVVAGESGGITQHIGAYEVTLDNGRSITFLDTPGHEAFTAMRARGAQVTDIVILVVAADDSVMPQTIEAINHSKAANVPIVVAINKIDKPEANPEKIRAQLSEAGVLVEDWGGEYQCQEISAKQGMGMHELMEKVLMEAEIRELKANFSREANSRGIIVESELDKGKGVISTVLVQRGFLKVGDPFVAGNTMGRVRALMDERGRRIKEAGPSQPVRVLGFEDLPQSGDEFVVMPTDKEAREIAQKRQIIRREHEFRRSTRVKLDSIARQIKEGLMKELSVIIKADTDGSIQALADGLMKIHNEEVKVQIIHQGVGQITETDVLLAAASDAIIIGFRVRPNVNAKRLAEKEDLDVRFYSVIYHVIEEIEQALEGMLSPELHEESLGSLEIRQVFRVPKIGNVGGCYMLEGKIFRDSKVRLLREGVQIYDGVLDSLKRFKDDVKEVDAGYECGLNLKGYGDIKVGDIVEAYRIVEKKRKL; encoded by the coding sequence ATGTCCCTTGAGGAAAAGGAAATGAAATATCGAATAAGCGATATTGCCAGAGAACTGCAGGTCAGTCCTCAGGAGGTATTGCATTTTGTTAAGCAGGAGGGCGCAAAAGTTGCATCAACATCCTCGATGGTGAAATCTGACATGCGCGAGCTGATTCTCGGTCATTTCAGCGATGAAAAAAGGCTTGTCGACCAAACCCGCAAAATTCGCGAGGAAAAACGTCAGCGTCTGACGCGTCTTGAAGAGCAGTCCCGCAAAACCTATGAAAAGGAACAGCAGCTCAAAGACTCTATCGCTGTTTTTCCTGAGCCTGGTCCGGTGTTGAAAAAAGATCATGTTCATGAGGAACCCGAAAAGCCTGCCATAGTTATTTCGGAATCCGAACCGGAAGTCGAGCCGGAAGTCGAACCCGAACAGCCGGCGGCAGCGCAAGAAGCAGAGGAGGCTGTCCCCACTGAGGCTGTTTCTGTACCTGAACCCGTTGAGCAAGAGCGCGTTGTGCCGGCCCCTGAAAAGCCTGAAGCAGAAAAGCCGGTCCCTGAGCAGTCATCGACTATGAAAGCACAGGCCTCTCCTGAAATGCAGGTTACCTATGAAAAGCCGAAGAATATCGGTGGTCTGACCGTTCTGGGTTCAATTGATGTCAGGAGTGCTCTCGATCGGGGCAGTGAGTCTGACAGAAAGAAGAAAAACCGCAAAAAGCGTTTCAAGGAGCAGGCGGACGAGCTTAAGGGTGAGTTCGAGAATGCAGGAAAGGCGGAAGGCGATAAAAAACCGGCAAAGAGCGGCGAAGCTAAAACCAAAGCCCCGAAGAAGGCGGCAGGAACAACAGGAAGTGCTGCCGAAGATACCACTTCGTCAAAGAAGAAGAAGGGCGGCAAAAAGAAGAAGCCGGCCGTTGACGAGAAAGTTATCTCCCAGAATATCCGAAGTACTATTTCAGGCATGGACGACAGCAGCGGTGGCTCGGGTTCTCGCCAGAAGTTCCGTAAGATGCGCAAGATAGAGCGTGAAAAGGAGCTTGAGGCAGCCGAGGCGGTCAAGGAAGCAGAACGTAGTATTGTACGGGTTACGGAGTTCGCGACAGCACATGAACTTGCGGACTTGATGGGTATAACCGCCAAGGAGATTATCCAGCGCTGCTTTACTCTGGGCAAGTTCGTTACTATCAACCAGCGTCTTGATAAAGAAACGATCGAGCTTGTTGCGCTGGAGTTCGGTTTTGAGGCCGAGTTCGTGTCTGAAGTTGAGGCGACTGAAGTGTTTGAAGTCCACGATGATTCTGAAGATCTTGAGATCAGACCTCCGGTCGTCACGATCATGGGGCATGTCGATCACGGCAAAACATCGTTGCTGGACTATATCCGAAGCAGTAATGTCGTTGCCGGTGAATCCGGAGGAATTACCCAGCATATCGGAGCCTATGAGGTGACCCTCGATAATGGCCGCAGCATTACGTTTCTCGATACGCCGGGCCATGAAGCCTTTACCGCCATGCGTGCCCGCGGTGCGCAGGTGACCGATATCGTTATTCTTGTTGTCGCTGCCGATGACAGTGTTATGCCGCAGACTATCGAGGCAATCAACCACTCCAAGGCGGCCAATGTGCCTATTGTTGTCGCGATAAACAAGATCGACAAGCCTGAAGCAAATCCTGAAAAAATACGGGCTCAGCTTTCAGAAGCAGGCGTGCTGGTCGAGGACTGGGGCGGAGAGTACCAGTGCCAGGAGATTTCAGCCAAGCAGGGCATGGGTATGCATGAGTTGATGGAAAAGGTCCTTATGGAAGCTGAAATCAGAGAGCTGAAAGCCAATTTCTCGCGGGAAGCAAACTCGAGGGGTATCATTGTTGAATCAGAGCTCGATAAAGGGAAGGGCGTTATCTCTACCGTGCTTGTCCAGCGCGGTTTTCTCAAAGTCGGAGATCCATTTGTGGCAGGCAACACCATGGGGCGTGTTCGAGCACTGATGGATGAACGGGGCCGCCGCATCAAGGAAGCCGGGCCTTCACAGCCGGTACGAGTGCTTGGTTTCGAAGACCTTCCACAGTCGGGTGATGAATTTGTTGTTATGCCTACCGACAAGGAGGCAAGGGAGATCGCCCAGAAACGTCAGATTATTCGTCGCGAGCATGAGTTCAGGCGTAGTACGCGCGTCAAGCTCGACAGTATCGCCCGCCAGATCAAGGAGGGGCTGATGAAGGAATTGAGCGTTATTATCAAGGCCGATACAGATGGTTCGATTCAGGCCCTGGCTGACGGCTTGATGAAAATCCACAACGAAGAGGTCAAAGTACAGATCATTCACCAGGGGGTCGGCCAGATTACCGAGACTGACGTTCTTCTTGCGGCTGCATCGGATGCTATTATTATCGGTTTCCGTGTGCGACCGAACGTGAACGCCAAGAGACTTGCTGAAAAAGAGGATCTTGACGTCCGTTTTTACAGCGTGATCTATCATGTGATCGAGGAGATCGAACAGGCGCTCGAGGGGATGTTGTCACCGGAGCTTCATGAGGAGAGTCTTGGCTCTCTCGAGATCCGTCAGGTCTTCAGGGTTCCGAAAATCGGGAATGTCGGTGGTTGTTACATGCTTGAGGGTAAGATTTTCCGCGATTCCAAGGTTCGTCTCCTTCGCGAAGGCGTTCAGATCTATGATGGTGTTCTTGATTCCCTCAAACGCTTCAAGGATGATGTCAAGGAAGTTGACGCCGGTTACGAGTGCGGCCTTAACCTGAAGGGGTACGGGGATATCAAGGTTGGTGATATTGTCGAAGCCTATCGGATAGTAGAGAAAAAACGCAAACTTTGA
- a CDS encoding sugar phosphate nucleotidyltransferase — translation MSLSIIVMAAGKGTRMKSDLPKVLHPAHGKPIIEYVVETSKQLSPETIVLIVGHMADEVRKATERFGVSCALQQPQLGTGHAVMQAELPLASFKGDILILSGDAPLITRETLSKLLDYHRKENATATVLTAELDDPTGYGRIIRDQKSNDVQRIVEQKDALPEEQRIREINSGIYVFDSTTLFSALKAIDNKNAQQEYYLTDVFAICMQQGKKISAFRTEDPDEIRGINTPEQLSEAESILSGRQ, via the coding sequence ATGTCTCTCTCAATAATCGTCATGGCTGCGGGTAAAGGCACTCGAATGAAATCGGATCTGCCTAAAGTACTGCATCCAGCTCATGGAAAACCCATTATCGAATATGTCGTCGAAACATCGAAACAGCTCTCGCCTGAAACGATCGTCCTGATCGTAGGCCATATGGCTGACGAGGTCAGAAAAGCCACAGAGCGATTCGGTGTTTCCTGCGCCCTGCAGCAGCCACAGCTTGGCACAGGCCATGCGGTCATGCAGGCCGAACTGCCGCTCGCCTCATTTAAAGGCGATATTCTGATCCTGTCGGGAGACGCGCCACTGATCACCAGGGAAACCCTTTCAAAGCTTCTGGACTATCACAGGAAAGAAAATGCGACAGCAACGGTTCTGACCGCCGAACTTGACGATCCAACCGGTTACGGCCGAATCATCCGTGATCAGAAAAGCAATGATGTGCAGAGAATTGTTGAGCAGAAGGATGCCCTGCCCGAGGAACAAAGGATCAGAGAGATCAACTCGGGAATCTACGTCTTTGATTCGACAACGCTGTTTTCAGCCTTGAAGGCGATTGACAACAAAAATGCCCAGCAGGAATATTACCTGACCGACGTTTTTGCAATCTGCATGCAGCAGGGGAAAAAAATCTCTGCATTCAGAACAGAAGATCCCGATGAAATCAGGGGGATCAATACCCCCGAACAGCTCAGCGAAGCCGAAAGCATTCTTTCCGGCAGGCAATAA
- a CDS encoding 6-phosphofructokinase yields the protein MRIGVLTGGGDAPGINACLKTIVTQCDEYGFEVFGIKRGWEGLLSLNPDVPDERSLHIVPLTRHLVRKIDRTGGTFLHSSRVNPGNLSRKEVPLFLQCALKRMGRGLINAAHFDATFHVLRVLEHLGLDTLIVIGGDDTISYAWHLQQQGVAVVAIPKTMDNDVFGTDYCIGFGTAVTRSVQYIHQLRTSSGSHERITIVELFGRHTGEACLVSSYLAGVDRTLIPEAPFDPERLADLLIFDKAANTSNYAMVAVSEGARMVGGKFIEYCRHHIDDHVLQRDGIGQLIRDTMTMLTGEEIIWQPLGYLMRSGIPDALDIMVGCNFAQLAVELIRKNVSGVMVALSKGVYDHVPLAVVASGTHQVDIAELYDPEEYRPKMRCVLGKPMFFY from the coding sequence ATGAGAATCGGTGTTTTAACTGGAGGAGGAGATGCTCCGGGTATCAATGCATGCCTCAAAACCATCGTTACACAGTGTGACGAATACGGTTTTGAGGTTTTTGGCATTAAACGTGGCTGGGAAGGACTTCTTTCGCTCAATCCTGATGTGCCGGATGAGCGATCCCTCCACATTGTTCCTCTGACCAGGCATCTTGTCCGAAAAATCGACAGGACCGGCGGAACTTTTCTGCATTCCAGCCGTGTCAACCCTGGAAATCTTTCCCGGAAAGAGGTTCCTCTGTTTCTGCAGTGCGCACTGAAGAGGATGGGGCGAGGTCTGATCAATGCAGCTCATTTTGATGCGACCTTTCATGTTCTGCGGGTTCTGGAACATCTGGGTCTTGATACACTCATTGTTATCGGTGGCGATGATACGATCAGTTATGCCTGGCATCTGCAGCAGCAGGGAGTTGCTGTTGTAGCGATTCCAAAAACCATGGATAACGACGTTTTTGGAACGGATTACTGCATTGGATTCGGTACGGCTGTTACCCGGAGTGTGCAGTATATCCATCAGCTTCGTACCAGTTCCGGTTCTCATGAGCGGATTACCATCGTTGAACTGTTCGGTCGTCATACCGGAGAAGCATGTCTTGTCAGTTCCTATCTTGCAGGTGTAGACAGAACGCTCATACCCGAGGCCCCTTTTGATCCGGAACGTCTTGCCGACCTCCTGATTTTTGATAAGGCCGCCAATACCAGCAATTATGCAATGGTTGCTGTCAGCGAAGGGGCTCGCATGGTTGGTGGTAAATTTATAGAATACTGTCGCCATCATATTGATGATCATGTGTTGCAGCGGGATGGAATCGGTCAGTTGATCCGTGATACCATGACCATGCTTACCGGTGAAGAAATTATCTGGCAGCCGTTGGGATACCTTATGCGTTCCGGTATTCCGGATGCGCTTGATATTATGGTCGGATGTAATTTCGCTCAGCTTGCCGTCGAACTTATCCGTAAGAATGTTTCTGGTGTTATGGTTGCTCTCAGTAAGGGGGTTTACGATCATGTTCCGCTTGCTGTTGTTGCTTCAGGTACCCACCAGGTCGATATCGCAGAGTTATATGATCCTGAGGAGTACCGGCCCAAGATGCGCTGTGTTCTCGGCAAGCCGATGTTTTTCTATTAA
- the lptC gene encoding LPS export ABC transporter periplasmic protein LptC, whose amino-acid sequence MLLLTALVSCGSPSKESRTADLQFVGENAPVQESWDITITLDSRGRSRIELKAAHLSEYRDDKSITRELDGGVEAVFSDSSGVTTATIHAEKGTIHPNGDLEAFNDVILTSADRTVIKTSYIKRFASTSRLWTDRYIVIEKPSETIRGYGLESDDALKNYTIFKASGEAELKP is encoded by the coding sequence TTGTTGCTACTCACAGCGTTAGTCAGCTGCGGTTCTCCCTCAAAGGAGAGCCGTACAGCTGACTTGCAGTTTGTAGGAGAAAACGCTCCCGTTCAGGAGAGCTGGGATATCACCATTACGCTTGACAGCAGAGGGCGCTCCAGAATTGAGCTCAAAGCCGCTCATCTGTCTGAATACAGGGATGACAAGAGTATCACCAGAGAACTCGATGGGGGAGTTGAAGCTGTTTTCTCTGACAGCAGCGGAGTAACAACCGCAACCATTCATGCAGAGAAAGGGACGATACACCCGAACGGAGACCTTGAGGCATTTAACGATGTCATCCTGACATCGGCGGATAGGACCGTGATAAAAACGTCGTACATCAAGCGATTTGCTTCGACCAGCCGACTTTGGACAGACCGCTATATCGTCATTGAAAAACCATCGGAAACCATTCGAGGCTATGGTCTTGAAAGTGATGATGCTCTGAAAAATTATACTATCTTCAAAGCCAGCGGAGAAGCTGAGCTTAAACCATAA
- a CDS encoding DNA-directed RNA polymerase subunit omega — MSVKPVDLNKLRSAHENLYETVVAISKRAKEIHDEERADLEEKLLPYKEMIRNPTSESESDKVFPEQIAISLEYETREKASQRAIAGFLGHQYDYTLPESVEPVKNQDDEKNEADRD, encoded by the coding sequence ATGTCGGTAAAACCTGTCGATTTGAATAAACTCAGAAGCGCTCATGAGAATCTCTATGAGACCGTTGTCGCTATTTCAAAGCGGGCTAAGGAAATACACGATGAAGAACGTGCTGATCTTGAAGAGAAACTGTTGCCCTATAAGGAGATGATTCGCAATCCTACCAGTGAATCCGAATCAGACAAGGTCTTTCCCGAACAGATCGCTATCAGTCTTGAATACGAAACCCGTGAAAAGGCTTCCCAGAGAGCCATTGCAGGTTTTCTGGGGCATCAGTACGATTATACTCTTCCTGAATCCGTCGAACCTGTAAAAAATCAGGATGATGAAAAAAATGAAGCTGACAGGGATTAA
- the rbfA gene encoding 30S ribosome-binding factor RbfA translates to MSIRTGKVSSLLQKELSSIFEKELPRSGPLLTIVEVKVTADLGIARVYVSLIGSEKERGLLMEHLQNETKYIRKLLSSRIRHQFRRIPELEFYEDEQYDKARRIEELLKEALNRPGEEQTES, encoded by the coding sequence ATGTCGATTCGTACCGGAAAAGTATCGTCTCTGCTGCAGAAAGAGCTGAGCTCGATTTTTGAAAAAGAGTTGCCGAGAAGCGGTCCTCTTCTGACTATCGTCGAGGTGAAGGTGACGGCGGACCTTGGTATTGCAAGGGTCTATGTTTCTCTTATCGGTTCTGAAAAAGAGAGGGGGCTTTTGATGGAGCACCTGCAGAACGAGACAAAATATATTCGAAAGCTTCTCTCATCGAGGATTCGTCATCAGTTCAGGCGCATTCCTGAGCTGGAGTTTTACGAAGATGAGCAGTATGACAAGGCTCGTAGAATCGAAGAACTGCTGAAAGAGGCCCTCAACCGACCCGGGGAGGAACAGACAGAATCGTGA
- the truB gene encoding tRNA pseudouridine(55) synthase TruB yields MPTDVKHGGEPGLMVASQEGDFLLVDKPLGWTSFDVVAKIRNAYTRAGLRRKVGHCGTLDPMATGLLILATGRKTKQIAGLEALDKGYEGVVKLGVTTESHDSETPEYDERSIQHVTKESIERAVAQLCGTSMQQPPMHSAVWHKGKRLYELARKGEQVRERKSREITVHRFAVTAIDLPFVSFSIDVTKGTYIRVIAHDFGELLNTGGYLSGLRRVSIGEYRVSDASSVEDILAEIGRVAARGVEG; encoded by the coding sequence ATGCCGACAGACGTGAAGCATGGTGGAGAACCAGGGCTGATGGTCGCAAGCCAGGAGGGCGATTTTCTGTTGGTTGATAAACCTCTGGGATGGACCTCGTTCGATGTGGTGGCTAAAATACGCAATGCCTATACCCGGGCGGGCCTTCGAAGAAAGGTCGGTCATTGCGGGACGCTTGATCCAATGGCGACAGGTCTGCTTATTCTTGCTACCGGACGCAAAACCAAACAGATCGCTGGCCTGGAGGCGCTTGACAAGGGGTACGAAGGCGTTGTCAAGCTTGGTGTTACAACTGAGAGTCATGACAGTGAAACACCGGAATACGACGAGCGCAGTATTCAGCACGTCACCAAAGAATCGATAGAGCGTGCGGTAGCGCAGTTATGCGGGACCAGCATGCAGCAGCCGCCTATGCATTCTGCTGTATGGCATAAGGGTAAAAGGCTGTATGAACTTGCCCGTAAGGGAGAGCAGGTCAGGGAGAGGAAGTCGCGCGAAATTACCGTTCATCGTTTTGCGGTAACGGCGATTGATCTGCCTTTTGTCAGTTTTTCGATTGATGTGACCAAAGGGACGTATATACGGGTGATTGCGCATGATTTTGGTGAACTGCTCAATACAGGGGGATATCTGAGCGGGTTGCGCAGAGTTTCGATCGGTGAATACAGGGTGAGTGATGCCAGCTCGGTTGAGGATATTCTTGCTGAAATTGGACGGGTGGCTGCCAGAGGAGTTGAAGGGTAG
- the rpsO gene encoding 30S ribosomal protein S15, translating into MSLTKEKKAEIINTFGGSDKNTGKTEVQIALYSRRISDLTGHLKEHPKDKHSRHGLLKLVGKRKSLLAYLKNTEIERYRQVLADLDLRK; encoded by the coding sequence ATGAGTTTGACAAAGGAAAAAAAAGCCGAGATTATCAATACCTTCGGTGGTTCAGACAAAAACACCGGTAAGACGGAAGTGCAGATTGCGCTCTACAGCCGTCGCATCAGTGATCTTACAGGTCATTTGAAAGAACATCCGAAAGACAAGCATTCCCGTCACGGTCTGCTGAAGCTTGTCGGTAAGCGTAAAAGCCTGCTGGCATATCTGAAGAACACTGAAATCGAACGTTACCGTCAGGTTCTTGCAGATCTCGATCTTCGTAAATAA
- a CDS encoding VOC family protein — translation MKLTGINQITLRVNDMRLSEDFYVGILGFQVELRAGANITYLRVNSDMLVLVKAETPGVPEARDIRVDHFGFRLSSDEEVDHAAEYMADRGVHLVTRPAQRREGRAFFVMDPDGNLVEFYSMKSRERDHASETIDKTMPDQLAAVSRQKLAAERESLKPRRSRK, via the coding sequence ATGAAGCTGACAGGGATTAACCAGATTACCCTTCGTGTCAACGACATGAGACTATCCGAAGACTTTTATGTGGGTATTCTCGGATTTCAGGTAGAACTGAGAGCAGGTGCCAATATTACCTATCTTCGCGTCAATTCAGATATGCTTGTTCTTGTCAAGGCTGAAACCCCCGGGGTTCCCGAGGCGCGAGATATCAGAGTTGATCATTTCGGTTTCAGACTGTCGAGCGATGAAGAGGTCGATCACGCTGCGGAATATATGGCAGACAGAGGTGTTCATCTTGTTACCAGACCCGCCCAGCGAAGAGAGGGGCGAGCATTTTTCGTTATGGATCCTGATGGTAATCTGGTGGAGTTTTATTCAATGAAGTCCCGGGAGCGCGATCATGCTTCCGAGACCATTGACAAGACGATGCCTGATCAGCTTGCGGCAGTATCCCGTCAGAAACTGGCGGCTGAACGTGAAAGCCTCAAGCCACGTCGCAGCAGAAAGTAG
- the panD gene encoding aspartate 1-decarboxylase, translated as MRLHLLKSKIHNAIVTSGDLEYEGSITIDSQLLELADMLPNEKVLCVNNNNGERFETYIIKGKAGSREIQLNGAAARCALPGDEIIIMTFAEIEAEKAKDFKPMILIVDHQNNPKRRHLVGEEDTPLPH; from the coding sequence ATGAGACTGCATTTGCTTAAGTCGAAAATTCACAATGCTATCGTTACCAGCGGAGATCTTGAATACGAAGGAAGTATAACGATTGATTCCCAGTTGCTTGAACTGGCTGACATGCTTCCCAATGAGAAAGTGCTTTGCGTCAATAACAACAATGGCGAACGGTTTGAAACCTATATTATCAAAGGAAAAGCCGGCTCACGCGAAATTCAGCTCAATGGCGCTGCCGCGCGTTGCGCACTTCCGGGCGATGAGATTATCATCATGACATTTGCAGAAATCGAAGCCGAAAAAGCAAAGGATTTCAAACCGATGATCCTGATTGTCGATCACCAGAACAATCCCAAACGCCGTCATCTGGTAGGCGAGGAAGACACCCCCCTGCCGCACTGA